In Saccharothrix syringae, the following are encoded in one genomic region:
- a CDS encoding DUF418 domain-containing protein, with protein MGGGRIAALDVLRGVAILGTLGMNAWVFTHPGGPAGFMADPGSTGDALLRVLSNGKFLGLLSIMFGIGLAIQHRSAVRRGRRWPGWYLWRSALLLLEGLLHYVLIFEFDVLVFYALVSVPVAFLVGRSRRVQLGWAVGAGVLHLSFVGLLTLGLLAGRARLSDPTFVPGTDTWPGQVRDRLEFFWAFRAEGVFVLPLGTVLFLAGALLFGAGALEGSARGRLLRRRLTAWGLGLGVPLNLATTLAGPAWFAVDRYVSAPLVAFGLLGGIAALVERMRAEPGWLRRGVTAVGRSALSCYIAQNVLASVLCYQWGLGLARRWGHLGAWFTAGTWLVVSAVLLLGASWWMRRFDRGPVEALWERLYRAPQRLLSPREVFR; from the coding sequence ATGGGTGGAGGACGGATCGCGGCACTGGACGTGCTGCGCGGGGTGGCGATCCTCGGCACGCTGGGCATGAACGCGTGGGTGTTCACGCACCCCGGCGGGCCGGCGGGGTTCATGGCGGACCCGGGGAGCACGGGCGACGCGCTGCTGCGCGTGCTCAGCAACGGCAAGTTCCTCGGCCTGCTGTCGATCATGTTCGGCATCGGGCTGGCGATCCAGCACCGGTCGGCCGTGCGGCGCGGCCGGCGTTGGCCGGGGTGGTACCTGTGGCGGTCGGCGTTGCTGCTGCTGGAAGGTCTGCTGCACTACGTGCTGATCTTCGAGTTCGACGTGCTCGTGTTCTACGCGCTGGTGTCGGTGCCGGTGGCGTTCCTGGTCGGCCGGAGCCGCCGGGTGCAGCTGGGCTGGGCGGTCGGCGCCGGGGTGCTGCACCTGTCGTTCGTCGGGTTGCTCACCCTCGGGCTGCTCGCCGGCCGGGCGCGGTTGAGCGACCCGACGTTCGTGCCGGGCACGGACACCTGGCCGGGGCAGGTGCGGGACCGCCTGGAGTTCTTCTGGGCCTTCCGCGCCGAGGGCGTCTTCGTGCTGCCGCTGGGCACGGTGCTGTTCCTGGCCGGCGCGCTGCTGTTCGGGGCGGGCGCGCTGGAGGGCTCCGCCCGCGGCCGGCTGCTCCGGCGGCGGTTGACGGCGTGGGGCCTCGGGCTGGGCGTGCCGCTGAACCTGGCGACCACCCTGGCCGGGCCGGCGTGGTTCGCCGTCGACCGGTACGTCAGCGCGCCCCTGGTCGCGTTCGGCCTGCTCGGCGGGATCGCCGCGCTGGTCGAGCGGATGCGCGCCGAACCGGGGTGGCTGCGCCGGGGCGTCACCGCGGTCGGGCGGTCGGCGCTGAGCTGCTACATCGCCCAGAACGTCCTGGCGTCGGTGCTCTGCTACCAGTGGGGGCTGGGCCTGGCCCGGCGGTGGGGGCACCTGGGCGCGTGGTTCACCGCCGGGACGTGGCTGGTGGTCTCGGCGGTGCTGCTGCTGGGCGCGTCGTGGTGGATGCGGCGCTTCGACCGCGGCCCGGTGGAGGCGCTGTGGGAGCGGCTGTACCGGGCCCCACAACGACTTCTAAGCCCACGTGAGGTTTTCCGCTAG
- a CDS encoding LacI family DNA-binding transcriptional regulator, translating into MSRPPTAPPTLEDVARVAGVSRATVSRVVNGTRNVDRRIQEVVRAAIEEVGYAPNRAARSLVTKRAGTIALVVSGSGEQGEEDSFAARVLSDPFFGRVASGVLGFLRTRGVHPVLMVADTERTREDVLAFLRQGSADGALLVSTHAEDPLPSRLIDAKLPAVLFARPARPAPISYVDLDHQAGARLAADLLVERGCRQVATISGPLDVPASQDRLTGFRDALARHGFPYVPIAEGGFTAASGEAAMERLLAEHPGVDGVFAANDLMAQGALLVLHKHGRRVPEDVALVGFDDSSPALACRPRLTTVRQPVEDMAARMASLLLDHVDEPGLPPRSVIFEPALVVRESA; encoded by the coding sequence ATGAGCAGACCGCCGACGGCCCCGCCGACGTTGGAGGACGTGGCGCGGGTCGCCGGCGTGTCCCGCGCGACCGTGTCGCGGGTCGTCAACGGCACGCGGAACGTCGACCGCCGGATCCAGGAGGTCGTGCGGGCCGCCATCGAGGAGGTCGGCTACGCGCCCAACCGCGCGGCCCGCTCGCTGGTGACCAAGCGGGCCGGGACGATCGCGCTGGTCGTGTCGGGCTCGGGCGAGCAGGGCGAGGAGGACTCGTTCGCCGCCCGGGTGCTCTCCGACCCGTTCTTCGGCCGGGTGGCCAGCGGCGTGCTCGGCTTCCTGCGCACCCGCGGCGTGCACCCGGTGCTGATGGTCGCCGACACCGAGCGCACCCGCGAGGACGTGCTGGCGTTCCTGCGGCAGGGCAGCGCGGACGGCGCGCTGCTGGTCTCCACGCACGCCGAGGACCCGCTGCCGTCCCGCCTGATCGACGCGAAGCTGCCCGCGGTGCTGTTCGCCCGCCCGGCCCGGCCCGCGCCGATCAGCTACGTCGACCTCGACCACCAGGCGGGCGCGCGGCTGGCCGCGGACCTGCTGGTCGAGCGCGGGTGCCGCCAGGTCGCCACGATCTCGGGGCCGCTCGACGTGCCGGCCTCGCAGGACCGGTTGACCGGGTTCCGGGACGCGTTGGCGCGGCACGGTTTCCCGTACGTCCCGATCGCCGAGGGCGGGTTCACCGCGGCCAGCGGCGAGGCGGCGATGGAGCGGCTGCTGGCCGAGCACCCCGGCGTCGACGGCGTGTTCGCGGCCAACGACCTGATGGCGCAGGGCGCGTTGCTGGTGCTGCACAAGCACGGCCGCCGGGTGCCGGAGGACGTCGCGCTGGTCGGTTTCGACGACAGCAGCCCGGCGCTGGCCTGCCGACCCCGGCTGACGACGGTGCGCCAGCCGGTCGAGGACATGGCCGCGCGCATGGCGTCCCTGCTGCTCGACCACGTCGACGAGCCGGGGTTGCCGCCCCGGTCGGTCATCTTCGAGCCGGCGCTGGTGGTCCGCGAGTCGGCCTGA
- a CDS encoding LysR family transcriptional regulator — protein MSPLDVDTRVLRYFVAVAERLSFTAAARDLYVSQPALSRQIKQLEEDLGTELFVRTGREIRLTGAGAEMLPLARRVLHDWRETARVVRSAAAAERNVLRVGFVASGGGSVARRARATFAEQRPEVTVEPKRFDWGGEPDALRQGLVDVAFVWLPADTTGLRSRVVATEQRYVALSRDHRLTGRPSVSIADLGDEPLMWTRKAPKEWVDWWAVNPRPDGREPVWGPENDNVEEMLEHVATGAAVCIGPESMALYYAHPDLAWRPIVDIEPLRIAVAWVPESRSEVVEAFVEAAVRLAGEVPQDVQGG, from the coding sequence ATGAGTCCCCTCGACGTGGACACGCGCGTGCTGCGCTACTTCGTGGCCGTGGCCGAACGGTTGAGCTTCACCGCCGCGGCCCGCGACCTGTACGTGTCCCAACCCGCGCTGAGCAGGCAGATCAAGCAGCTCGAAGAGGACCTGGGCACGGAGCTGTTCGTGCGCACCGGCCGCGAGATCCGCCTGACCGGCGCCGGCGCCGAAATGCTCCCCCTGGCCCGCCGGGTCCTGCACGACTGGCGCGAGACGGCCCGCGTGGTCCGCTCCGCGGCCGCCGCCGAGCGGAACGTCCTGCGCGTCGGCTTCGTGGCCTCCGGCGGCGGCAGCGTGGCCAGGAGGGCGAGGGCGACGTTCGCCGAGCAGCGACCGGAGGTCACCGTCGAGCCCAAGCGCTTCGACTGGGGCGGCGAACCCGACGCCCTGCGCCAGGGCCTGGTGGACGTGGCGTTCGTCTGGCTGCCCGCCGACACCACCGGCCTGCGCTCCCGGGTCGTGGCGACCGAGCAGCGCTACGTCGCCCTGTCCCGCGACCACCGCCTGACCGGACGGCCGTCGGTGTCCATAGCCGACCTCGGCGACGAGCCGCTGATGTGGACGCGCAAGGCGCCCAAGGAGTGGGTGGACTGGTGGGCGGTCAACCCCAGGCCGGACGGCCGCGAACCCGTGTGGGGACCGGAGAACGACAACGTCGAGGAGATGCTGGAGCACGTCGCCACGGGAGCGGCGGTGTGCATCGGCCCCGAGTCGATGGCGCTGTACTACGCCCACCCGGACCTGGCGTGGAGGCCAATCGTCGACATCGAGCCGCTGCGCATCGCGGTGGCCTGGGTGCCGGAGAGCCGGAGCGAGGTGGTGGAGGCGTTCGTGGAGGCGGCGGTGAGGTTGGCCGGCGAGGTCCCGCAGGACGTCCAGGGCGGGTGA
- a CDS encoding transposase, with amino-acid sequence MREEVSTDEPWARPEPLIPVGPRRFRHPGRGRADDRAALAGILYAVRTGIGWNRLPTALFGTSGTTWRRRLRGWRGAGV; translated from the coding sequence GTGCGCGAGGAGGTCTCGACCGATGAGCCGTGGGCTCGTCCGGAGCCGTTGATCCCAGTGGGTCCGAGGCGCTTCCGCCACCCGGGCCGCGGGCGTGCCGACGACCGGGCCGCCTTGGCGGGCATCCTGTACGCGGTGCGCACCGGCATCGGGTGGAACAGGCTGCCCACCGCCCTGTTCGGCACCTCGGGCACGACGTGGCGGCGGCGATTGCGCGGGTGGCGTGGGGCTGGGGTGTGA
- a CDS encoding VOC family protein, whose protein sequence is MRLTSVILDSADPTRLAAFYHEATGWPVVDSGEDYASLSAGDGLSLGFQRVQGYQGGGWPDDRKHAHVDFAVLDVDGTVAKLVALGASKPDFQPGGDGWTVVADPEGHLFCLSRAE, encoded by the coding sequence ATGCGCTTGACCTCCGTGATCCTCGACAGTGCCGACCCGACCCGGCTGGCCGCCTTCTACCACGAGGCCACCGGCTGGCCCGTGGTCGACTCCGGCGAGGACTACGCCTCCCTGAGCGCCGGCGACGGCCTGTCCCTCGGGTTCCAGCGCGTCCAGGGCTACCAGGGCGGCGGGTGGCCCGACGACCGCAAGCACGCCCACGTCGACTTCGCGGTGCTCGACGTGGACGGGACGGTGGCGAAGCTGGTCGCCCTGGGCGCGTCGAAGCCCGACTTCCAGCCGGGCGGGGACGGCTGGACGGTCGTCGCCGACCCCGAGGGGCACCTGTTCTGCCTGTCCCGGGCCGAGTGA
- a CDS encoding helix-turn-helix domain-containing protein, which translates to MITSVPLAVSDDFEVSAVTCTEEHHEGWAEPETCPSYVLVLNRRGRFRRRTRRGADDIEPGTAYVGLPDEPVEFAHPGGGGDRCTSVRMRPDLWLSVFGDRRPARETFHVDAAVALAHRRLTGPDVAFGVAESLVRLLGQRVGALVHRPLPGEPDRRVVARARAAVLADAPEAVGLVPLAAALEVSPYRLSRAFSQEVGVSLTRFRNRVRVNRVVDRLEAGEEDLAGLAVELGFADQAHMTRTVRQHVGYTPTSLRRLLARR; encoded by the coding sequence GTGATCACCTCGGTTCCGCTGGCGGTGTCGGACGACTTCGAGGTCAGCGCGGTGACGTGCACGGAGGAGCACCACGAGGGGTGGGCCGAGCCCGAGACGTGCCCCTCGTACGTGCTGGTGCTCAACCGGCGGGGCCGGTTCCGGCGGCGGACGCGGCGGGGCGCGGACGACATCGAGCCCGGCACGGCGTACGTGGGCCTGCCCGACGAGCCGGTGGAGTTCGCCCACCCCGGTGGCGGGGGCGACCGGTGCACGTCGGTCAGGATGCGGCCCGACCTGTGGTTGTCGGTGTTCGGCGACCGGCGGCCCGCGCGGGAGACGTTCCACGTCGACGCGGCGGTCGCGCTGGCGCACCGCAGGCTGACCGGGCCGGACGTGGCGTTCGGCGTGGCGGAGTCGCTGGTCCGGCTGCTCGGTCAGCGGGTGGGCGCCCTGGTGCACCGCCCCCTGCCCGGCGAACCCGACCGGCGGGTGGTGGCCCGGGCCCGCGCGGCGGTGCTGGCGGACGCGCCGGAGGCGGTGGGGCTGGTGCCGCTGGCCGCGGCGCTGGAGGTGTCGCCGTACCGGTTGAGCCGGGCGTTCAGCCAGGAGGTCGGGGTGTCGCTGACCCGGTTCCGCAACCGGGTGCGGGTGAACCGGGTGGTGGACCGGTTGGAGGCGGGTGAGGAGGACCTGGCCGGGTTGGCGGTTGAGCTGGGGTTCGCCGATCAGGCCCACATGACGCGGACGGTGCGGCAGCACGTGGGGTACACGCCCACCTCCTTGCGGCGGCTGCTCGCGCGTCGTTGA
- a CDS encoding discoidin domain-containing protein, giving the protein MSFPRLLTAALALGLVAVLNPATPSAQAAECGTSNAALNRPATASSAENAGTPASAAVDGNTGTRWSSAFSDPQWIQVDLGSTQQVCRVALSWEAAYGRAFQVQLSDNASTWNTVYSTTTGTGGTQTLAVTGSGRYVRVYGTARSTGYGYSLWELAVNTESTGGPTIPPTDPRNPDFGPNVLVYGPGYDRAAMQSRLDAISAQMKTNQFGTERYAVLYKPGVYDADVNLRFYTQVAGLGLRPDDVRLNGHVRVEADWLQQGDNPNNLGNATQNFWRQAENLFVNLPAGQVERWAVSQAASYRRMHLSGQVQLWNGGDGWASGGLIVDSKIDGVTVSGSQQQFLTRNSNLAGGWNGSVWNMVFVGSPGSPAQHFPNPSHTTVDTTPVVREKPFLYFENGEYKVFVPALRQNSRGTSWESGAPAGQSISLADFFIVKPGTPVATTNAALAQGKHLLLTPGVHRLTDTINVTRPNTVVLGLGLATLSPDTGKAALAVSDVDGVKLAGFLVDAGVQNSPVLLQVGPTGAAASHAANPTSLHDVYLRVGGSQAGKATVSLEINSDDVIVDHTWVWRADHGSGVGWNVNTGRNGVVVNGDNVTAYGLFVEHYQQYNVLWNGNGGRTYFFQNELPYDPPNQASWMNGSSPGWAGYKVADGVTTHEGWGLGVYCFNQANPNVVTANGFEVPNRSGVRMHDLVTVSLGGVGTINNVINGVGGAANLATQQRYVVNYP; this is encoded by the coding sequence ATGAGCTTCCCCCGTTTGCTGACCGCCGCGCTGGCCCTCGGCCTCGTCGCGGTCCTCAACCCTGCGACCCCTTCCGCGCAAGCCGCCGAGTGCGGCACGTCCAACGCCGCGCTGAACCGGCCCGCCACCGCGTCGTCCGCCGAGAACGCGGGCACGCCCGCCTCGGCCGCGGTCGACGGCAACACCGGCACCCGCTGGTCCAGCGCGTTCTCCGACCCGCAGTGGATCCAGGTCGACCTCGGCTCCACGCAACAGGTCTGCCGGGTGGCGCTGTCCTGGGAGGCGGCCTACGGGCGCGCGTTCCAGGTGCAGCTCTCCGACAACGCGTCCACCTGGAACACCGTCTACTCCACGACCACCGGCACCGGCGGCACGCAGACCCTCGCCGTGACGGGCTCGGGCCGCTACGTCCGCGTGTACGGCACCGCCCGCTCGACCGGTTACGGCTACTCCCTGTGGGAGCTGGCGGTCAACACCGAGTCGACCGGTGGGCCGACCATCCCGCCGACCGACCCGCGCAACCCCGACTTCGGGCCCAACGTGCTGGTGTACGGGCCGGGTTACGACCGGGCCGCGATGCAGAGCAGGCTCGACGCCATCTCGGCGCAGATGAAGACCAACCAGTTCGGCACCGAGCGCTACGCGGTGCTCTACAAGCCGGGCGTGTACGACGCCGACGTGAACCTGCGGTTCTACACGCAGGTCGCGGGCCTGGGCCTGCGCCCGGACGACGTGCGGCTCAACGGCCACGTGCGCGTCGAGGCGGACTGGCTCCAGCAGGGTGACAACCCGAACAACCTCGGCAACGCGACGCAGAACTTCTGGCGCCAGGCCGAGAACCTGTTCGTCAACCTGCCGGCCGGCCAGGTCGAGCGGTGGGCGGTGTCGCAGGCCGCGTCGTACCGGCGCATGCACCTCAGCGGCCAGGTGCAGCTGTGGAACGGCGGCGACGGCTGGGCGTCCGGCGGTCTCATCGTGGACAGCAAGATCGACGGCGTCACGGTCTCCGGTTCGCAGCAGCAGTTCCTGACCCGCAACAGCAACCTCGCGGGCGGCTGGAACGGCTCGGTGTGGAACATGGTGTTCGTCGGTTCGCCGGGTTCGCCCGCGCAGCACTTCCCGAACCCGTCGCACACCACGGTGGACACCACCCCGGTGGTGCGCGAGAAGCCGTTCCTGTACTTCGAGAACGGCGAGTACAAGGTGTTCGTCCCGGCGCTGCGGCAGAACTCGCGCGGCACCAGCTGGGAGTCCGGCGCGCCCGCCGGCCAGTCCATCTCGCTGGCGGACTTCTTCATCGTCAAGCCGGGCACGCCGGTGGCCACCACGAACGCCGCGCTGGCGCAGGGCAAGCACCTGCTGCTGACGCCGGGCGTGCACCGCCTGACCGACACCATCAACGTCACGCGCCCGAACACCGTCGTGCTCGGCCTGGGCCTGGCGACCCTGTCCCCCGACACCGGCAAGGCCGCCCTGGCCGTGTCCGATGTGGACGGCGTGAAGCTCGCGGGCTTCCTGGTGGACGCGGGCGTGCAGAACTCCCCCGTCCTGCTCCAGGTCGGCCCGACCGGCGCGGCCGCCTCGCACGCCGCCAACCCGACCTCGCTGCACGACGTGTACCTGCGCGTCGGCGGTTCCCAGGCGGGCAAGGCGACGGTGTCGCTGGAGATCAACAGCGACGACGTGATCGTCGACCACACCTGGGTGTGGCGCGCCGACCACGGCAGCGGCGTGGGCTGGAACGTCAACACCGGCCGCAACGGCGTGGTCGTCAACGGCGACAACGTCACCGCGTACGGGTTGTTCGTCGAGCACTACCAGCAGTACAACGTGCTGTGGAACGGCAACGGCGGCCGCACGTACTTCTTCCAGAACGAGCTGCCGTACGACCCGCCGAACCAGGCGTCGTGGATGAACGGCTCCTCCCCCGGCTGGGCCGGGTACAAGGTGGCCGACGGCGTGACCACCCACGAGGGCTGGGGCCTGGGCGTCTACTGCTTCAACCAGGCCAACCCGAACGTGGTCACCGCGAACGGGTTCGAGGTGCCCAACAGGTCCGGCGTGCGGATGCACGACCTGGTCACGGTGTCCCTCGGCGGCGTCGGCACGATCAACAACGTGATCAACGGCGTGGGCGGCGCGGCGAACCTGGCCACCCAGCAGCGGTACGTGGTCAACTACCCGTGA
- a CDS encoding bestrophin-like domain — protein MSIYLTGLLWVGGAAVVAALLAYLIRRYGDEGGRPDNNEAAGQVFTIVAGLQAVLVAFVLIALFDAVTQAGEAAYREADSLVAATWASDALSAETGDEVRRLSRAYATTVIDDEWPAMRAGADFPTATGWDQLDELRRLVAQAPADGEWQVDRKTEASDQLWEVYEARQERLDAAGGAISTVVWFVLIAGSVLSIVLALLFGGPLIRTHVVIVATLAATITLLLFATYQLQNPFGGGADVSPDAFEAAIERFG, from the coding sequence ATGAGCATCTACCTCACAGGTCTGCTGTGGGTGGGTGGCGCGGCCGTGGTCGCCGCGCTGCTGGCCTACCTGATCCGCAGGTACGGCGACGAGGGCGGCAGGCCCGACAACAACGAGGCCGCCGGGCAGGTCTTCACGATCGTGGCGGGCCTGCAGGCGGTCCTGGTCGCGTTCGTGCTCATCGCCCTGTTCGACGCCGTCACCCAGGCGGGTGAAGCGGCCTACCGCGAGGCGGACAGCCTGGTCGCGGCGACGTGGGCCAGCGACGCGCTGTCCGCCGAGACCGGCGACGAGGTCCGGCGGCTCTCCCGCGCCTACGCGACCACGGTGATCGACGACGAGTGGCCCGCCATGCGGGCGGGCGCGGACTTCCCCACCGCCACCGGCTGGGACCAGCTCGACGAGCTGCGCCGCCTGGTGGCCCAGGCGCCCGCGGACGGCGAGTGGCAGGTCGACCGCAAGACCGAGGCCAGCGACCAGCTGTGGGAGGTCTACGAGGCCCGGCAGGAGCGGCTGGACGCGGCGGGCGGCGCGATCAGCACGGTCGTGTGGTTCGTGCTCATCGCGGGCAGCGTGCTGTCGATCGTCCTGGCGCTGCTGTTCGGCGGCCCGCTGATCCGCACGCACGTGGTCATCGTGGCGACCCTGGCCGCGACCATCACCCTGCTGCTGTTCGCCACCTACCAGCTGCAGAACCCGTTCGGCGGCGGCGCCGACGTCTCGCCGGACGCGTTCGAGGCGGCCATAGAGCGGTTCGGATGA
- a CDS encoding DUF6923 family protein — protein MIEFLALAACTAIQVEAGAHGPSSVFQVQYPAGSATPLGTLDRRLNAIGYSHAQNLVYGVDDDGRLVALDRSGRLVGTPSPPVHLLRHAVAGAVVGERLVVRVGPWLYSVGIDPGSADYGRISHEASLWPPAEGLAVDDFDLNAADGLLYGVTTHGQGATVVTVDPTTGRVNRVPGTGRLPGGSGYGAVTLSGDGSLYVTNNRHDGRSVLYRVALDGSGAVTEISVRPGLNTTDSSGCLAAPPVVEPPQPTPTPTPPQPTPPQPTPPQPTTTTPPPGAQPVVPPRVPPPAPPPNQPNEPVPPTPEPPPGSEPAPPQQQTPPPPPGDFNLPERKNASQAAEVRHNVRDQRRWSMAAILLILGAGALARQSARRR, from the coding sequence ATGATCGAGTTCCTGGCGCTCGCCGCCTGCACCGCCATCCAGGTGGAGGCGGGGGCGCACGGGCCCTCGTCCGTGTTCCAGGTGCAGTACCCCGCCGGTTCGGCCACCCCCCTGGGCACGCTGGACCGGCGGCTCAACGCCATCGGCTACTCCCACGCCCAGAACCTGGTCTACGGCGTGGACGACGACGGCAGGCTGGTCGCGCTCGACCGCTCGGGCCGGCTGGTCGGCACCCCGTCCCCGCCGGTGCACCTGCTGCGGCACGCGGTGGCCGGCGCCGTGGTGGGCGAGCGGCTGGTGGTGCGCGTCGGCCCGTGGCTGTACTCGGTGGGCATCGACCCGGGCAGCGCCGACTACGGGCGCATCTCGCACGAGGCGTCGCTGTGGCCGCCCGCCGAGGGCCTGGCCGTGGACGACTTCGACCTCAACGCCGCCGACGGCCTGCTGTACGGGGTGACCACGCACGGCCAGGGCGCCACCGTGGTGACGGTCGACCCGACCACCGGCCGGGTGAACCGGGTGCCGGGCACGGGCAGGCTGCCGGGCGGCAGCGGCTACGGCGCGGTGACGCTGAGCGGCGACGGTTCCCTCTACGTGACGAACAACCGCCACGACGGCCGCAGCGTGCTCTACCGGGTGGCGCTGGACGGCTCGGGCGCGGTCACCGAGATCTCCGTGCGCCCCGGCCTGAACACCACCGACTCGTCGGGCTGCCTGGCCGCGCCGCCCGTGGTCGAGCCGCCGCAGCCGACCCCGACGCCCACCCCGCCCCAGCCGACCCCGCCGCAGCCCACCCCGCCGCAGCCGACCACGACCACCCCGCCACCGGGGGCCCAGCCCGTCGTCCCGCCGCGCGTGCCGCCGCCCGCGCCGCCACCGAACCAGCCGAACGAGCCGGTCCCGCCGACCCCCGAGCCGCCACCCGGCTCCGAGCCCGCGCCGCCCCAGCAGCAGACGCCGCCACCGCCGCCCGGGGATTTCAACCTGCCCGAGCGGAAGAACGCGTCCCAGGCGGCGGAGGTGCGCCACAACGTGCGCGACCAGCGCCGCTGGAGCATGGCGGCGATCCTGCTGATCCTCGGTGCGGGCGCGCTGGCCCGGCAGTCCGCCCGGCGGCGCTGA
- a CDS encoding serine hydrolase domain-containing protein, with translation MKITSLLLATTLVTGGTPPADQLDSWVANHWASAALVRVTDATGTTAHAAGEARVDGHFRIGSVTKTFVATVVLQLVDEGRVALDDPVARYVDGVPKGDRITVRQVLDHTSGLYDYAHDEGWSTNRWRGTARFRSYRPQELLDAAFSHPSNFDPGQGWRYSNTNYVVAGRIIERITGRPYGAEITTRIIEPLGLEHTSLPGNRPTLPHPHARGYTEVDGRLVDATLMNPSLDWAAGEMISTTSDLDRFLEALLGGHLTSAESLAAMRTTTPTGSIFAYGLGLQRYDLPCGRSVWGHGGELIGYLTYAVRADDGRRAVLSYNPLPGEVPAEAVIGLFSDVFC, from the coding sequence ATGAAGATCACCTCCCTGCTCCTGGCCACGACCCTGGTCACCGGCGGCACCCCGCCGGCCGACCAGCTCGACTCCTGGGTGGCCAACCACTGGGCCTCCGCGGCCCTCGTGCGGGTCACCGACGCCACCGGCACGACGGCGCACGCGGCCGGCGAGGCGCGCGTGGACGGGCACTTCCGCATCGGCAGCGTCACCAAGACCTTCGTGGCCACCGTGGTGCTGCAACTGGTGGACGAGGGCCGCGTGGCGCTGGACGACCCGGTGGCGCGGTACGTCGACGGCGTGCCGAAGGGCGACCGGATCACCGTGCGCCAGGTCCTGGACCACACCAGCGGCCTCTACGACTACGCCCACGACGAGGGCTGGTCCACCAACCGCTGGCGCGGCACCGCCAGGTTCCGCTCCTACCGGCCGCAGGAGCTGCTGGACGCGGCCTTCAGCCACCCGTCGAACTTCGACCCGGGCCAGGGCTGGCGCTACTCCAACACCAACTACGTCGTGGCCGGCCGCATCATCGAACGGATCACCGGCAGGCCCTACGGCGCCGAGATCACCACCCGGATCATCGAACCGCTGGGCCTGGAGCACACCAGCCTCCCCGGCAACCGCCCCACCCTCCCGCACCCCCACGCCCGCGGCTACACCGAGGTGGACGGCCGCCTGGTCGACGCCACCCTGATGAACCCCTCCCTGGACTGGGCCGCGGGCGAGATGATCTCCACCACGAGCGACCTCGACCGCTTCCTGGAGGCCCTGCTGGGCGGCCACCTGACCAGTGCCGAGTCCCTGGCGGCCATGCGCACCACCACCCCCACCGGCTCGATCTTCGCCTACGGCCTGGGCCTCCAGCGCTACGACCTGCCCTGCGGCCGATCGGTCTGGGGCCACGGCGGCGAACTGATCGGCTACCTCACCTACGCCGTCCGCGCCGACGACGGGAGGAGGGCCGTGCTGTCCTACAACCCCCTGCCGGGCGAGGTACCGGCAGAAGCCGTGATCGGCCTGTTCAGCGACGTGTTCTGCTGA